One stretch of Oncorhynchus gorbuscha isolate QuinsamMale2020 ecotype Even-year linkage group LG21, OgorEven_v1.0, whole genome shotgun sequence DNA includes these proteins:
- the LOC124007655 gene encoding butyrophilin subfamily 1 member A1-like isoform X1: MKTSLPFWLCTMAMYIIGISSTSSDTVVQPIVALVGDDVILPCTLRHSVSAVNQSVEWQRPDLKPKEVHLYRDEKDDLVLQNPVFRGRTSLFKEELENGNTSLKLTRVKLSDAGNYTCYIPLLNHQKTIIQLLVGESTHLLTTQTPLRDRSHEIKGAVSRPVIIIGGIEGDEVVLRCEAEGCYPEPVMEWCDAQGRVLPAAGPTETSRDREGCYTVTSHVTVPNSDNNTFTCRVQQLEIKHMKERQVHVPDQMFPKTCHSCWLTVLGAVLGAVLVEAVAVAGCLYLLIRNGILTFRKFKQERWTSVMKNKETTKNEEDEASDPSLSSV, from the exons ATGAAGACTTCTTTGCCCTTCTGGTTGTGTACAATGGCAATGTACATCATCGGAATATCATCAACATCTAGTGATACAGTTG TTCAACCCATTGTGGCCTTAGTTGGTGATGACGTCATCCTGCCTTGCACCCTGAGACACTCCGTCAGTGCTGTGAATCAGTCAGTAGAGTGGCAGAGACCGGACCTAAAACCAAAAGAGGTCCATCTTTACAGAGATGAGAAGGACGATCTTGTGCTCCAGAATCCAGTCTTCAGGGGAAGGACATCACTGTTTAAAGAAGAACTAGAGAACGGCAACACTAGTTTAAAGTTGACCAGAGTGAAACTCTCTGATGCTGGAAACTACACCTGTTACATTCCACTGCTGAACCACCAGAAAACCATCATTCAACTGCTTGTTGGTGAGTCAACACACCTGCTGACCACCCAAACCCCCTTAAGAGACAGATCTCATGAAATCAAGG GTGCTGTGTCCAGACCAGTTATCATCATTGGGGGAATAGAAGGCGATGAGGTGGTACTGCGGTGTGAGGCTGAAGGCTGCTACCCAGAGCCTGTCATGGAGTGGTGTGACGCTCAGGGACGTGTCCTCCCTGCTGCTGGACCTACAGAGACGTCCAGAGACCGTGAAGGCTGCTACACTGTGACAAGCCATGTCACCGTCCCGAACTCTGACAACAACACCTTCACCTGTCGTGTTCAACAGTTGGAGATCAAACACATGAAGGAGAGACAGGTTCATGTTCCAG ATCAGATGTTTCCTAAGACTTGTCATTCCTGCTGGCTGACAGTTCTTGGAGCAGTTCTTGGAGCAGTTCTTGTTGAAGCTGTAGCTGTAGCTGGATGTCTCTACCTGTTGATAAGAAATGGGATATTGACCTTCAGAAAG TTTAAACAGGAAAGGTGGACGTCAGTAATGAAGAACAAGGAGACGACGAAGAATGAGGAAGATGAGGCCAGTGATCCCAGTCTGTCATCGGTTTAA
- the LOC124007655 gene encoding butyrophilin subfamily 1 member A1-like isoform X2, which yields MKTDMFRNKRVQPIVALVGDDVILPCTLRHSVSAVNQSVEWQRPDLKPKEVHLYRDEKDDLVLQNPVFRGRTSLFKEELENGNTSLKLTRVKLSDAGNYTCYIPLLNHQKTIIQLLVGESTHLLTTQTPLRDRSHEIKGAVSRPVIIIGGIEGDEVVLRCEAEGCYPEPVMEWCDAQGRVLPAAGPTETSRDREGCYTVTSHVTVPNSDNNTFTCRVQQLEIKHMKERQVHVPDQMFPKTCHSCWLTVLGAVLGAVLVEAVAVAGCLYLLIRNGILTFRKFKQERWTSVMKNKETTKNEEDEASDPSLSSV from the exons ATGAAGACAGACATGTTCCGGAATAAACGTG TTCAACCCATTGTGGCCTTAGTTGGTGATGACGTCATCCTGCCTTGCACCCTGAGACACTCCGTCAGTGCTGTGAATCAGTCAGTAGAGTGGCAGAGACCGGACCTAAAACCAAAAGAGGTCCATCTTTACAGAGATGAGAAGGACGATCTTGTGCTCCAGAATCCAGTCTTCAGGGGAAGGACATCACTGTTTAAAGAAGAACTAGAGAACGGCAACACTAGTTTAAAGTTGACCAGAGTGAAACTCTCTGATGCTGGAAACTACACCTGTTACATTCCACTGCTGAACCACCAGAAAACCATCATTCAACTGCTTGTTGGTGAGTCAACACACCTGCTGACCACCCAAACCCCCTTAAGAGACAGATCTCATGAAATCAAGG GTGCTGTGTCCAGACCAGTTATCATCATTGGGGGAATAGAAGGCGATGAGGTGGTACTGCGGTGTGAGGCTGAAGGCTGCTACCCAGAGCCTGTCATGGAGTGGTGTGACGCTCAGGGACGTGTCCTCCCTGCTGCTGGACCTACAGAGACGTCCAGAGACCGTGAAGGCTGCTACACTGTGACAAGCCATGTCACCGTCCCGAACTCTGACAACAACACCTTCACCTGTCGTGTTCAACAGTTGGAGATCAAACACATGAAGGAGAGACAGGTTCATGTTCCAG ATCAGATGTTTCCTAAGACTTGTCATTCCTGCTGGCTGACAGTTCTTGGAGCAGTTCTTGGAGCAGTTCTTGTTGAAGCTGTAGCTGTAGCTGGATGTCTCTACCTGTTGATAAGAAATGGGATATTGACCTTCAGAAAG TTTAAACAGGAAAGGTGGACGTCAGTAATGAAGAACAAGGAGACGACGAAGAATGAGGAAGATGAGGCCAGTGATCCCAGTCTGTCATCGGTTTAA
- the LOC124007655 gene encoding CD276 antigen-like isoform X3, with protein MKTSLPFWLCTMAMYIIGISSTSSDTVVQPIVALVGDDVILPCTLRHSVSAVNQSVEWQRPDLKPKEVHLYRDEKDDLVLQNPVFRGRTSLFKEELENGNTSLKLTRVKLSDAGNYTCYIPLLNHQKTIIQLLVGAVSRPVIIIGGIEGDEVVLRCEAEGCYPEPVMEWCDAQGRVLPAAGPTETSRDREGCYTVTSHVTVPNSDNNTFTCRVQQLEIKHMKERQVHVPDQMFPKTCHSCWLTVLGAVLGAVLVEAVAVAGCLYLLIRNGILTFRKFKQERWTSVMKNKETTKNEEDEASDPSLSSV; from the exons ATGAAGACTTCTTTGCCCTTCTGGTTGTGTACAATGGCAATGTACATCATCGGAATATCATCAACATCTAGTGATACAGTTG TTCAACCCATTGTGGCCTTAGTTGGTGATGACGTCATCCTGCCTTGCACCCTGAGACACTCCGTCAGTGCTGTGAATCAGTCAGTAGAGTGGCAGAGACCGGACCTAAAACCAAAAGAGGTCCATCTTTACAGAGATGAGAAGGACGATCTTGTGCTCCAGAATCCAGTCTTCAGGGGAAGGACATCACTGTTTAAAGAAGAACTAGAGAACGGCAACACTAGTTTAAAGTTGACCAGAGTGAAACTCTCTGATGCTGGAAACTACACCTGTTACATTCCACTGCTGAACCACCAGAAAACCATCATTCAACTGCTTGTTG GTGCTGTGTCCAGACCAGTTATCATCATTGGGGGAATAGAAGGCGATGAGGTGGTACTGCGGTGTGAGGCTGAAGGCTGCTACCCAGAGCCTGTCATGGAGTGGTGTGACGCTCAGGGACGTGTCCTCCCTGCTGCTGGACCTACAGAGACGTCCAGAGACCGTGAAGGCTGCTACACTGTGACAAGCCATGTCACCGTCCCGAACTCTGACAACAACACCTTCACCTGTCGTGTTCAACAGTTGGAGATCAAACACATGAAGGAGAGACAGGTTCATGTTCCAG ATCAGATGTTTCCTAAGACTTGTCATTCCTGCTGGCTGACAGTTCTTGGAGCAGTTCTTGGAGCAGTTCTTGTTGAAGCTGTAGCTGTAGCTGGATGTCTCTACCTGTTGATAAGAAATGGGATATTGACCTTCAGAAAG TTTAAACAGGAAAGGTGGACGTCAGTAATGAAGAACAAGGAGACGACGAAGAATGAGGAAGATGAGGCCAGTGATCCCAGTCTGTCATCGGTTTAA